A single genomic interval of Methyloceanibacter caenitepidi harbors:
- a CDS encoding RlmE family RNA methyltransferase: MARGGKSGPRGGAGRRDLTVRVKTAKGRKLASTRWLQRQLNDPYVEEAKRQGYRSRAAFKLLEMDDKHHLLKPGGVVVDLGAAPGGWSQVAVARVKADSGPGRVVAADINEIEPVPGADFLQLDVTDAGAGDTIRDTLGGARVDVVMSDMAASSTGHRQTDHLRVVALAEAALDIAEDVLKPGGAYLAKVLQGGASGDLLTRLRQNFAKVAHVKPKASRQDSSEVYVLGMGYRGPGGEDAPQL; encoded by the coding sequence ATGGCGAGAGGCGGGAAAAGCGGACCAAGAGGCGGTGCAGGGCGGCGCGACCTGACCGTGCGCGTCAAGACCGCGAAAGGGCGGAAGCTCGCCTCGACGCGCTGGCTGCAGCGGCAGTTGAACGACCCGTATGTGGAAGAGGCCAAGCGTCAGGGCTATCGCAGCCGGGCCGCTTTCAAGCTCCTCGAAATGGACGACAAACACCATCTGCTCAAGCCGGGCGGGGTCGTGGTCGACCTCGGCGCGGCGCCCGGCGGGTGGAGCCAGGTGGCGGTCGCCCGCGTGAAGGCGGACTCAGGGCCGGGCCGGGTCGTCGCCGCGGATATCAACGAGATCGAGCCGGTGCCGGGCGCGGACTTCCTGCAACTGGACGTCACGGACGCAGGCGCGGGCGACACGATCCGCGATACGCTGGGTGGCGCGCGCGTCGACGTGGTGATGTCGGATATGGCTGCGTCATCGACGGGCCACCGGCAGACGGATCATCTGCGTGTCGTCGCGTTGGCGGAGGCCGCGCTCGACATCGCTGAGGATGTGCTGAAGCCGGGTGGCGCTTATCTCGCCAAGGTGCTGCAGGGCGGGGCGAGCGGCGACCTGCTGACCCGGCTGCGCCAGAACTTCGCCAAGGTCGCCCACGTGAAGCCGAAGGCCAGCCGGCAGGACTCCTCGGAGGTCTACGTGCTGGGCATGGGCTATCGTGGACCGGGTGGCGAGGATGCCCCCCAGCTCTAG
- a CDS encoding OprD family outer membrane porin gives MVDTRALSLEAARQTRWPDLPTFIRDSSLQLDSRTYWFDEDDFGYDTPEAFTTGGSISFESGYLADVFQLRSVLYTTQPLYANADAGQSLNLSWDGDQITTLGQLNGRIRFAGQQVTVGRQLVRTPYVNPYDSRMIPITFEGIVWVPDDQGPDQTVDYIVSYLTDYKPRNKASFISFSEGLGVPQDEGMLITGASYHKNGFNIGGSNYWIEDTLNTAYGEIDYLLPFGEGNGGRGPQLRVGANILDQRTVGASMIAGAPYETYEASARFVASYRGVVFEGAVSTVGNEADVQKPFGYSPSYTAMLVTNFRQAGVDAYLLSLSYDFARLGLEGVKFKAAFGKGWGIENPVTNGDFSNQQELDLRFVYEPPRGALQGLRVEVEYIDWTVFDDALPSDDLTQFRTIVNYTVPLL, from the coding sequence ATGGTTGACACCCGAGCCTTGAGTCTCGAAGCGGCGCGGCAGACACGGTGGCCCGACCTGCCGACGTTTATCCGCGACAGCTCTCTGCAGCTCGACAGCCGGACCTATTGGTTCGACGAGGACGACTTCGGGTACGACACACCGGAGGCCTTCACGACGGGCGGGTCGATCTCCTTCGAGTCCGGCTACCTCGCCGACGTCTTCCAGCTGCGAAGCGTCCTTTACACAACGCAGCCGCTATACGCGAATGCGGATGCGGGGCAGTCACTCAATCTGAGTTGGGATGGGGATCAGATCACGACGTTGGGTCAACTCAACGGCCGCATCCGGTTTGCCGGCCAGCAGGTGACCGTCGGCCGCCAGCTCGTGCGCACGCCTTACGTCAATCCTTACGACTCGCGGATGATCCCGATTACCTTCGAAGGCATCGTGTGGGTGCCGGACGACCAGGGCCCGGATCAGACCGTCGACTACATCGTCTCCTATCTCACCGACTACAAGCCGCGGAACAAGGCGAGCTTCATCTCGTTCAGCGAAGGCCTTGGCGTCCCGCAGGACGAGGGAATGCTCATCACCGGTGCGAGCTATCACAAGAATGGTTTCAACATCGGCGGCTCCAACTATTGGATCGAGGATACGCTCAACACGGCCTATGGGGAGATCGACTATCTCTTGCCGTTCGGCGAGGGCAACGGTGGGCGCGGGCCGCAATTGCGCGTCGGCGCGAACATCCTGGATCAGCGCACGGTAGGCGCCTCCATGATCGCCGGGGCGCCTTACGAGACCTATGAGGCCTCGGCGCGTTTCGTCGCAAGCTACCGGGGCGTGGTCTTCGAAGGCGCGGTGTCAACGGTGGGAAACGAAGCGGATGTTCAGAAGCCCTTTGGCTACAGTCCCTCCTACACCGCGATGCTGGTAACCAATTTCCGGCAGGCTGGCGTCGACGCCTATCTCCTGTCCTTGTCCTATGATTTCGCGCGGCTCGGCTTGGAGGGCGTCAAATTCAAGGCCGCCTTCGGCAAGGGGTGGGGGATCGAGAATCCTGTTACCAATGGCGACTTTTCCAACCAGCAGGAACTCGATCTGCGCTTCGTCTACGAGCCGCCGCGTGGGGCCCTACAGGGCCTGCGCGTCGAGGTCGAATATATCGACTGGACGGTCTTCGATGACGCTTTACCGAGCGACGATCTCACCCAGTTCCGTACCATCGTGAACTATACGGTGCCGCTGCTGTAG
- a CDS encoding SulP family inorganic anion transporter, whose amino-acid sequence MNALYAYRDQWTGNVRGDILAGLVVALALIPEAIAFSIIAGVDPKVGLYASFSIAVIVAITGGRPAMISAATAATAVVMVTLVKEHGLQYLLAATVLAGIIQIGAGFAKLGHLMRFVSRSVITGFVNALAILIFLAQLPELTNVTWVTYAMVAAGLAIIYLFPMLTTAIPSPLVTIIVLSAVSMALDLDVRTVSDMGALPDTLPVFLIPDIPLTLETLQIILPYSLAIAAVGLLESLMTQTIIDDLTDTPSDRNQECIGQGIANTCTGFIGGMAGCAMIGQSMINVKSGGRGRLSTFTAGAMLLFLIVVLGDIVGQIPMPALVAIMIMVSIGTFSWSSIKNLREHPRSSSIVMLATVVATVYTHNLAIGVLTGVLLSGIFFAGKIAQLFRVTSEISPDGRERTYVIEGQLFFASAEEFMAAFDFKEALERVIIDVSRAHIWDVSSVAALDMAVLKFRREGAEVEIVGMNKASETIVDSLAVHDKPGAMDRLMEH is encoded by the coding sequence ATGAACGCACTTTACGCCTATCGCGACCAATGGACCGGCAACGTCCGCGGCGACATTCTCGCCGGGCTCGTCGTGGCGCTGGCGCTAATCCCCGAGGCCATCGCCTTCTCGATCATCGCGGGCGTCGACCCGAAAGTCGGCCTTTACGCGTCATTCTCCATCGCCGTCATCGTCGCGATCACGGGCGGCCGGCCGGCCATGATCTCCGCCGCGACGGCGGCGACGGCCGTGGTGATGGTCACGCTGGTGAAGGAGCACGGGCTGCAATATCTGCTGGCCGCGACTGTGCTGGCGGGCATCATTCAGATCGGCGCCGGCTTCGCCAAGCTCGGTCATCTCATGCGCTTCGTCTCGCGGTCGGTGATCACCGGGTTCGTCAACGCGCTGGCGATCCTGATCTTTCTCGCGCAGCTTCCCGAACTCACGAACGTGACCTGGGTGACCTATGCCATGGTCGCGGCAGGGCTCGCGATCATCTACCTGTTCCCCATGCTCACCACAGCGATCCCCTCGCCGCTTGTGACGATCATTGTACTGTCAGCCGTCTCCATGGCGCTGGATCTCGACGTGCGCACGGTTTCCGACATGGGAGCCTTGCCTGACACGCTGCCCGTGTTTCTGATCCCCGACATTCCGCTCACGCTGGAAACCCTGCAGATCATCCTGCCCTACTCGCTTGCCATAGCCGCGGTCGGCCTGCTCGAGAGCCTGATGACCCAGACCATCATCGATGATCTGACCGACACGCCCAGCGACCGCAATCAGGAATGTATCGGCCAGGGCATCGCCAACACCTGCACCGGCTTCATCGGCGGCATGGCGGGCTGCGCTATGATCGGACAGTCGATGATCAACGTGAAGTCCGGCGGCCGGGGACGGCTTTCGACCTTCACCGCTGGCGCGATGCTCCTGTTCCTCATCGTCGTGCTCGGCGACATCGTCGGGCAGATCCCGATGCCGGCCCTGGTCGCCATCATGATCATGGTCTCGATCGGCACCTTCTCATGGTCGTCGATCAAGAACTTACGCGAACATCCCCGCTCGTCGTCGATCGTGATGCTCGCGACCGTGGTGGCGACCGTCTACACGCACAATCTCGCCATTGGCGTCCTGACGGGCGTATTGCTGTCCGGCATTTTCTTCGCGGGCAAGATCGCCCAGCTCTTCCGCGTCACGTCGGAAATCTCGCCCGACGGCAGAGAGCGGACCTATGTTATCGAAGGACAGCTGTTCTTCGCCTCGGCGGAGGAGTTCATGGCCGCATTCGATTTCAAGGAGGCGCTGGAGCGCGTCATCATCGACGTGAGCCGCGCTCATATCTGGGACGTCTCGTCCGTCGCGGCACTCGACATGGCGGTGTTGAAGTTTCGCCGCGAAGGCGCCGAGGTGGAAATCGTCGGTATGAACAAAGCCTCCGAGACGATCGTCGACAGCCTGGCGGTGCACGACAAGCCGGGCGCGATGGACAGGCTGATGGAGCATTAG
- a CDS encoding leucyl/phenylalanyl-tRNA--protein transferase — protein sequence MASRRAALFRETPTAALRRWVLGIVWVLRPKRIANLVPIARVSLNHPFQPSRNLPATDTLSDDAEIVGLATDLSPDVLMEAYARGLFPHGHLPPPKWMCPAERAVVRPRDFHISSRLRGIMRKNRYRITFDTDFEGVIAACAEPRRGWLSLTWITPRIMAAYAKLFDEGHVHSFEVWNSDGELAGGGYGVAVGRVFVIESQFFRESNASKIGFAVLAWHLAKWGFVLMDNKWLTSATERAGFRDIPREDYLAKLPERWDQPIHPGRWHVEADSKTVVESSQK from the coding sequence GTGGCATCGCGCCGTGCCGCGCTGTTCCGGGAGACGCCCACGGCGGCACTCCGCCGCTGGGTGCTCGGCATCGTGTGGGTTTTGCGGCCGAAGCGGATCGCCAACCTTGTGCCGATTGCCCGCGTCAGTCTCAATCACCCGTTTCAGCCGAGCCGAAACTTGCCGGCGACAGATACGCTCTCTGACGACGCAGAGATCGTCGGGCTCGCGACAGATCTCTCGCCCGACGTGCTGATGGAGGCCTACGCCCGTGGGCTCTTTCCCCATGGGCACCTGCCGCCGCCGAAATGGATGTGCCCGGCGGAGCGGGCCGTGGTGCGGCCGCGCGACTTTCATATTTCCAGCAGGTTGCGCGGCATCATGCGGAAGAACCGGTACCGGATCACTTTCGATACTGATTTCGAGGGTGTGATTGCAGCCTGCGCCGAGCCCCGTCGCGGCTGGCTCAGTCTTACTTGGATCACGCCGCGTATCATGGCGGCCTATGCCAAGCTGTTCGACGAAGGTCATGTGCATTCCTTCGAGGTTTGGAACAGTGATGGCGAACTTGCGGGCGGCGGCTACGGCGTGGCCGTGGGCCGCGTCTTCGTGATCGAGTCTCAGTTCTTCCGGGAATCGAATGCCTCCAAGATCGGCTTCGCGGTGCTGGCCTGGCATCTGGCGAAGTGGGGATTCGTCCTCATGGACAACAAGTGGCTCACGTCCGCGACGGAGCGCGCCGGTTTCAGGGACATTCCCCGCGAAGACTATCTCGCGAAGTTGCCGGAGCGGTGGGATCAGCCCATTCATCCGGGCCGCTGGCATGTGGAGGCCGATTCCAAAACCGTCGTCGAGTCTTCCCAGAAGTAG
- a CDS encoding methyltransferase domain-containing protein, with protein MNIEVVKEYYGKVLKGSGDLQTSACCDAAEMPRHLTELIANVHDEVVSRYYGCGLCIPTSLKNCNVLDLGSGTGRDVYILSQLVGEGGSVTGVDMTAEQLATADAHRDWHAKKFGYAKSNVRFLEGYLENLDALDLSPGSFDVIVSNCVINLCMDKPAVLRGAYNLLKQGGELYFADVYCDRRLPDELRSDPLLYGECLGGALYWNDFLPMAKQAGFLDPRLVSSRPIEIDNPEMRAKLGNARFFSATYRLFKLDDLEPACEDYGQAVIYRGGVFEQPETFILDDHHLIEKDRIFPVCGNVWRMLADTRFAPYFDFVGDFSKHFGIFPGCGTPSPFDEADKAGNGSVSCC; from the coding sequence ATGAATATCGAGGTGGTCAAGGAGTATTACGGCAAGGTTCTGAAGGGTTCGGGGGATCTTCAAACCAGTGCCTGTTGTGACGCGGCGGAGATGCCGCGCCACCTCACCGAGCTGATCGCCAATGTTCACGACGAGGTCGTCTCCCGCTACTACGGATGCGGCCTGTGTATCCCCACGTCACTCAAGAACTGCAACGTGCTCGATCTTGGCTCCGGAACGGGACGGGACGTCTATATTCTCTCGCAGCTCGTCGGCGAGGGCGGCTCTGTCACCGGCGTGGACATGACCGCCGAACAGCTGGCGACGGCTGACGCTCATCGAGACTGGCACGCGAAGAAGTTCGGCTATGCCAAATCCAATGTGCGGTTTCTGGAGGGCTATCTTGAAAATCTCGATGCGCTCGATCTCTCGCCAGGCTCGTTCGATGTCATCGTGTCCAACTGCGTCATCAATCTGTGCATGGACAAGCCGGCGGTGCTGCGCGGCGCGTACAATCTCCTGAAGCAGGGCGGCGAGCTCTACTTTGCGGATGTCTATTGCGACCGGCGGCTGCCGGACGAGCTGCGTTCCGACCCGCTACTCTACGGCGAGTGTCTCGGCGGGGCGCTCTACTGGAACGACTTCCTACCGATGGCGAAGCAGGCGGGTTTTCTCGATCCGCGCCTCGTCAGCAGCCGCCCCATCGAGATCGACAATCCTGAGATGCGCGCGAAGCTCGGCAATGCGCGCTTCTTCTCAGCGACCTACCGGCTCTTCAAGCTCGACGACCTGGAACCGGCCTGCGAGGACTACGGGCAGGCGGTCATCTACCGAGGCGGCGTTTTCGAACAGCCGGAGACGTTCATCCTCGACGACCATCACCTGATCGAGAAGGACCGGATCTTTCCCGTGTGCGGCAATGTCTGGCGCATGCTGGCCGACACCCGCTTTGCTCCCTATTTCGACTTCGTCGGTGACTTTTCCAAGCATTTCGGTATTTTCCCGGGCTGCGGAACGCCGTCGCCATTCGACGAAGCGGACAAAGCGGGGAACGGATCAGTCAGCTGCTGCTAA
- a CDS encoding universal stress protein, with amino-acid sequence MSAILMTLVDGSAYSESLCRYAAWIASRTGAQVQLYHVLDPRHALGKRDLSGSIALGARTDLLEKLSALDEQHGKLAQAQGRAILDDAKALIEAQGVTDVVTRLRYDDIVATVTAKERDADMILIGKRGEAAGLDNPHLGSNFERIVRACDKPVFVANRSFRAVSRILIAYDGGASSMKAVEYVARDPLFTGLDVVVATVGGESSDARHTDLDEAGATLTAYGHKAETRVLQGQPSTALGEFVERDGIDLLVMGAYGHSRIRTLVIGSTTTEMIRTCKVPVVLMR; translated from the coding sequence ATGTCCGCAATCCTGATGACGCTGGTCGACGGATCGGCCTATTCCGAGAGCCTGTGCCGCTATGCGGCCTGGATCGCGTCGCGCACGGGCGCGCAGGTGCAGCTCTACCATGTGCTCGACCCGCGCCATGCGCTCGGCAAGCGCGATCTCTCTGGCTCCATCGCGCTCGGCGCCCGTACGGACCTTCTGGAAAAGCTCAGCGCGCTCGACGAACAGCACGGCAAGCTGGCCCAGGCGCAAGGCCGAGCCATCCTCGACGACGCCAAGGCGCTGATCGAGGCGCAAGGAGTCACCGACGTCGTCACGCGCCTGCGCTATGACGACATCGTCGCAACCGTCACGGCCAAGGAAAGAGACGCCGACATGATTTTGATCGGCAAGCGCGGCGAGGCCGCAGGCCTGGACAATCCGCACCTTGGCTCCAACTTCGAGCGGATCGTCCGCGCCTGCGACAAGCCGGTCTTTGTGGCCAACAGATCGTTTCGCGCGGTGAGCCGTATCCTGATTGCCTATGACGGCGGTGCGTCATCGATGAAGGCGGTGGAGTATGTCGCCCGCGACCCGCTCTTTACGGGGCTCGACGTCGTCGTCGCGACTGTCGGCGGAGAGAGCAGCGACGCGCGGCACACCGATCTCGACGAGGCCGGCGCCACGCTGACCGCCTACGGTCACAAGGCTGAGACGCGCGTTCTGCAGGGTCAACCCAGCACGGCGCTGGGCGAATTCGTCGAACGCGACGGAATCGATCTCCTGGTGATGGGCGCCTACGGCCACTCGCGCATCCGGACCCTGGTGATCGGCTCAACCACCACCGAAATGATCCGAACCTGCAAAGTGCCGGTCGTGCTGATGCGCTGA
- a CDS encoding DHA2 family efflux MFS transporter permease subunit — MPRYFITLIVAVALFMETMDSTIIATSLPAIAADLGEDPIALKLALTSYLLSLAVFIPVSGWMADRFGARTIFRAAIVVFTVGSAACGFATSLLDFILFRILQGMGGAMMVPVGRLVILRSVPKSELISALAWLTVPALMGPVIGPPLGGFITTVFSWRWIFWINIPVGLLGVYLATRFIENFREEAVPPLDVKGFFLSGIGLAGLAFGFTIIGQPLFPPWVVLALLTVGAVSCVLYVRHALNIPAPLLDLRLLKIPTFFANIAGGFLFRIGVGATPFLLPLYFQLGFGMTPLQSGLLTFAIAVGAVAMKTTAAPILRRFGYRPILVWNALVAAFFIMAYALFTAATPHAVILATLLVGGFFRSLEFTAINTIAYADIDEHEMSKATSFASVSQQLSMSAGVAVGALVLEFQRAGRDSHEVLASDFTLAFLIVGAICASSALVFMRLPKDAGASLSRKAHQLGEPDKQAELVPED, encoded by the coding sequence ATGCCCCGCTACTTCATTACCTTGATCGTCGCGGTCGCACTGTTCATGGAAACCATGGACTCGACCATCATCGCCACGTCGCTGCCCGCGATCGCGGCCGATCTCGGCGAAGATCCGATTGCGCTGAAGCTGGCGCTCACATCCTATCTGCTGTCGCTTGCTGTCTTTATACCAGTCAGCGGCTGGATGGCCGACCGGTTTGGCGCCCGAACGATTTTTCGCGCGGCCATAGTCGTCTTCACGGTGGGATCGGCGGCCTGCGGCTTCGCCACGTCGCTGCTGGACTTCATTCTCTTCCGCATTCTGCAAGGCATGGGCGGTGCCATGATGGTGCCGGTCGGACGGCTGGTGATTCTGCGCTCGGTCCCGAAATCGGAACTGATATCGGCGCTCGCCTGGCTCACCGTGCCCGCGCTCATGGGACCGGTGATCGGCCCACCGCTCGGCGGGTTCATCACCACCGTGTTCTCATGGCGCTGGATCTTCTGGATCAACATTCCAGTCGGGCTGCTCGGCGTTTATCTCGCCACGCGCTTCATCGAAAACTTTCGTGAAGAAGCGGTCCCGCCGCTCGACGTCAAGGGCTTCTTCCTGTCCGGCATAGGCCTCGCCGGACTTGCCTTCGGCTTCACCATTATCGGTCAGCCCCTGTTTCCGCCCTGGGTCGTGCTTGCCCTGCTCACGGTCGGCGCCGTTTCTTGCGTGCTCTATGTGCGCCACGCGCTGAATATTCCGGCGCCGCTGCTCGACTTGCGTCTGCTCAAGATCCCAACATTTTTCGCGAACATTGCCGGCGGTTTCTTGTTCCGGATCGGCGTCGGCGCCACGCCGTTCCTGTTGCCGCTGTACTTCCAGCTCGGCTTCGGCATGACCCCCTTGCAGTCGGGGTTGCTCACGTTCGCGATCGCCGTCGGCGCCGTCGCCATGAAGACAACGGCGGCGCCCATCCTGCGCCGGTTCGGATACAGACCCATTCTCGTGTGGAACGCCCTCGTGGCGGCGTTCTTCATCATGGCGTACGCACTCTTCACGGCGGCGACGCCGCATGCGGTGATCCTCGCCACCCTGCTCGTCGGAGGTTTTTTCCGCTCTCTGGAATTCACCGCGATCAACACGATTGCATACGCGGATATCGACGAGCACGAGATGAGCAAGGCGACGAGTTTCGCCAGCGTGTCGCAGCAACTTTCCATGTCCGCCGGTGTCGCGGTCGGCGCGCTCGTGCTCGAATTCCAACGTGCGGGCCGGGACAGCCACGAGGTCCTGGCCAGCGATTTCACGTTGGCTTTCCTGATCGTCGGCGCGATCTGCGCGAGCTCCGCACTCGTCTTCATGCGCTTGCCCAAAGACGCGGGCGCAAGCCTCTCGCGCAAGGCGCACCAACTCGGCGAACCGGACAAACAGGCCGAGTTGGTGCCGGAAGACTAG
- a CDS encoding Ppx/GppA phosphatase family protein, translating to MTGPSGIARTAAGNPRREDLARNPDASPDAGALPCAAAIRSDAGESGAVSAAAPGTPAPAGGPVASPAGAASDVGGGVRNARGAARLCQTVYGALDLGTNNCRLLVAKPSRRGFVVVDAFSRIIRLGEGVQATGELAESAQKRTIAALRICADKMRRRGVTRSRLIATEACRIATNGASFIDRVENETGLALEIVGRETEAKLAVSGCASLLDSACDWALVFDIGGGSSELIWLDLRKLGQDWKQSVQSRAAIQDAIAAWTSLPLGVVNLAERHGGHDVTAESYEAMVEDVASALAGFESQYRFGERVAHDRAHFLGTSGTVTTISGIHLGLPRYDRSRVDGCWLKATDVRRVSGDLIAMSYAERIAQPCIGHERADLVLAGCAILEALLRTWPCQRLRVADRGLREGILTTLMAEDGHDRKTPRRRRRKGRRRAKLANSKAPTRNN from the coding sequence GTGACTGGGCCGAGCGGAATTGCCCGCACGGCTGCCGGGAATCCGCGCCGCGAGGATCTGGCGCGAAATCCCGATGCTTCGCCTGACGCCGGCGCGCTGCCTTGCGCCGCTGCCATACGGAGCGATGCCGGCGAGAGCGGTGCTGTCAGCGCCGCGGCGCCAGGGACGCCCGCGCCTGCGGGCGGTCCAGTGGCAAGCCCTGCCGGGGCAGCCAGCGATGTGGGTGGTGGCGTGCGCAACGCGCGCGGCGCCGCACGTCTCTGCCAGACCGTTTACGGCGCTCTCGATCTCGGAACGAATAACTGCCGGTTGCTCGTCGCGAAGCCGTCGCGGCGGGGTTTCGTGGTGGTCGATGCGTTCTCGCGGATCATCCGTTTGGGTGAGGGCGTTCAGGCCACGGGCGAACTCGCGGAGAGCGCGCAAAAACGCACCATCGCCGCCTTGCGCATCTGTGCAGACAAGATGCGCCGCCGTGGCGTCACACGCTCGCGGCTGATCGCCACCGAAGCCTGCCGGATCGCCACCAACGGGGCCTCCTTCATCGACCGTGTCGAGAACGAGACGGGGCTCGCGCTGGAGATCGTCGGGCGCGAGACGGAGGCGAAGCTCGCCGTGTCGGGATGTGCGTCCCTACTTGACAGCGCATGCGACTGGGCCCTCGTGTTCGATATCGGCGGCGGCAGTTCGGAGCTCATCTGGCTCGATCTCCGCAAGCTTGGACAAGATTGGAAGCAATCGGTACAGAGCCGCGCGGCCATCCAAGACGCGATAGCGGCCTGGACCTCATTGCCGCTCGGCGTCGTGAACCTCGCCGAGCGCCATGGCGGCCACGATGTGACGGCCGAAAGCTACGAAGCCATGGTGGAAGACGTGGCGAGCGCGCTGGCCGGGTTCGAGTCCCAGTACCGGTTCGGGGAACGGGTCGCGCACGATCGTGCGCATTTCCTCGGCACGTCCGGCACGGTGACCACGATCTCCGGCATCCACCTCGGGCTGCCCCGCTACGACCGGTCGCGCGTTGATGGATGCTGGCTCAAGGCCACCGATGTCCGGCGGGTGTCGGGCGATCTGATCGCCATGAGCTATGCGGAGCGCATCGCGCAGCCCTGTATCGGTCACGAGCGGGCCGATCTTGTCTTGGCCGGCTGTGCGATTCTCGAAGCCTTGCTTCGCACCTGGCCCTGTCAGCGGTTGCGCGTGGCCGACAGGGGATTGCGCGAAGGCATTCTCACGACGCTCATGGCCGAGGATGGGCATGACCGCAAGACGCCTCGCCGGCGCCGCCGGAAGGGGCGACGGCGGGCAAAGCTTGCCAACAGCAAAGCCCCAACACGGAACAACTAG
- a CDS encoding MIP/aquaporin family protein, translated as MTFDFTRRLAAEALGTFFLVMAVVGSGIMAETLAGGNVALALLCNTIATGAVLFVIITIFIDVSGAHFNPAVSLAMLLRGSLPRDQVLPYMAVQIVGGCLGAVAAHLMFGQDAIQISQHARTGFGQWLGEFVATFGLVATILGCVRFNVSAIPAAVGLYITSAYWFTSSTSFANPAVTIARAISDTFSGIAPVNVPAFLVAQFIGAATAVLLLGWLLRPGSVTNDR; from the coding sequence ATGACATTCGATTTCACGCGGCGGCTCGCGGCCGAGGCGCTGGGCACCTTCTTTCTCGTGATGGCGGTGGTCGGGTCCGGCATCATGGCGGAGACGCTCGCCGGCGGGAACGTGGCGCTGGCGCTTCTCTGCAACACGATCGCGACGGGCGCGGTCCTGTTCGTCATCATCACCATTTTCATCGACGTCTCGGGCGCGCATTTCAATCCTGCGGTGAGTCTTGCCATGCTCTTGCGCGGCTCGCTCCCACGCGATCAAGTGCTTCCCTACATGGCGGTTCAAATCGTGGGAGGCTGCTTGGGCGCGGTTGCGGCTCACCTGATGTTCGGCCAGGACGCGATCCAGATCAGTCAGCATGCAAGGACGGGGTTTGGGCAGTGGCTCGGCGAGTTCGTCGCCACCTTCGGTCTCGTGGCGACGATCTTGGGGTGCGTCCGCTTCAACGTGAGTGCGATCCCGGCTGCGGTCGGCCTCTACATTACGAGCGCCTATTGGTTCACGTCCTCGACCTCTTTTGCCAATCCGGCCGTGACGATAGCCCGCGCCATCAGCGACACGTTTTCGGGGATCGCGCCGGTCAACGTCCCGGCATTTCTTGTGGCGCAGTTTATTGGCGCCGCCACGGCCGTGCTCTTGTTGGGCTGGCTGCTCAGACCCGGATCGGTGACTAACGACCGCTAG
- a CDS encoding TerB family tellurite resistance protein — translation MTTAMEADWILRTMAAMAAADKRLDAREVDLIQRVFQELTGRPVDVGGVVSAVQVYARRDVAQDLSLVAGSFSLEAKTAILHGAYRTLAVNGHVTEDERDTLDRLAGALRLTETEFETILAEVDTPNAQT, via the coding sequence ATGACGACGGCGATGGAGGCGGACTGGATCCTCAGGACCATGGCCGCGATGGCGGCGGCCGACAAGCGGCTCGATGCCCGCGAGGTCGACCTCATCCAACGCGTGTTTCAAGAGCTGACCGGACGGCCCGTCGACGTCGGCGGCGTCGTGTCTGCTGTTCAAGTCTATGCCCGACGAGATGTGGCCCAAGACCTGTCGCTTGTGGCCGGCAGCTTCTCATTGGAAGCAAAGACAGCCATCCTGCACGGGGCCTATCGGACGCTCGCCGTCAACGGTCATGTTACCGAGGACGAGCGCGACACACTCGACAGGCTCGCAGGCGCGCTTCGTCTCACGGAAACAGAATTCGAAACGATCCTGGCGGAGGTCGATACACCGAACGCACAGACCTAG